DNA sequence from the Acidothermus cellulolyticus 11B genome:
GATTGCCGCCGTCGGTCGATTCCTGCCGGTCTCGTGGTACGGCCGCCTGTTCCGCGGCTGACCGGGTGCGCCGCGCCGCCCCGCAGCAGCTCGGCCCGCACCGCGCGCCGGCGTGTGCCCGGTCCTGGTTGACCGCCCGCGGCGACGTACGCTCGGCACGTGACGAAGACTCCGACGGCCGCACCCGTCCCGGCAACGCCCGCGACGATCCGGGAGACTGCGCATTGGCAGGCCCTCCGCGATGAGATCATGCGGAAGGCCGTCGTGCGCCAGCCCGTAGTGCTCAGCTCCGGGCAGCACGCCGACTTCTACATCGACCTCCGGCGGGTCACCTTGGACGGTCATGCTGCGCCGCTCGTCGGGCAGGTCCTGTTGGACCTCACCGCCGACCTCGACTACGACGCCGTCGGAGGCCTCACCCTCGGAGCCGACCCGGTGGCCCTCGCGATGCTGCACACCGCGGCGGCCCGGGGCAGGCGGTTGGACGCATTCATCGTGCGCAAAGAGCAGAAGACGCACGGCCTGCAACGCCGGATCGAAGGTCCCGATGTTCGCGGCCGGCGGGTGCTCGCCGTCGAGGACACCTCGACCACCGGTGGCTCGGTGCTCACCGCAGTGGCGGCACTCCGCGAGGCTGGGGCCGATGTCGTCGCGGTAGCGGTCATCGTCGAGCGCGGCGCCGCTGGCGCAATCGCGGAGGCGGGCCTGGAGTACCGGGCCGCGTATCAGCTCACCGATCTCGGGCTGTAGCACCAA
Encoded proteins:
- the pyrE gene encoding orotate phosphoribosyltransferase, with the protein product MRKAVVRQPVVLSSGQHADFYIDLRRVTLDGHAAPLVGQVLLDLTADLDYDAVGGLTLGADPVALAMLHTAAARGRRLDAFIVRKEQKTHGLQRRIEGPDVRGRRVLAVEDTSTTGGSVLTAVAALREAGADVVAVAVIVERGAAGAIAEAGLEYRAAYQLTDLGL